The genomic stretch AAGGTCCAGTTTTTCTGAAAATCATATACGTACACGAATTTCTGGTTGGTGTTCCGCACGGCGGCGCCGACAGGTGTTTCAGCCATCAGCAAAGGCTCTGCCTGACGCGGACGATCATCTTTTTTCAGTACTATTTCCCGGCCTCTCTGCCAATTGTCATTGCTGCGATAAAATACCGCATCGTGGATCTGATCGAAATCGAAAGCAGAAAGAATAGCCCTATGAAAATCGGCAAAGGTCTGATCGGATTTAATCAGCACATCCCGATACACGCTATCATCATCTTCCCAATACACCCGAAAGCGAAAAACTGCCATAACACACGATTTTAACAGCTGAAAGTATGATTTGCAAGTTAGTCAACATTTGGCACATGCAATTCCCTGGCGACCTGAATCATGTAGTCCCAGGCTTCCTGGAAATCATTTTTGATTTTACCATCCAGAATAGCTTCCCGGATGGCATTTTTGATATCGCCCACCAGCTTGCAGGGGGGCAGTTTAAACCTTTCCATAATCATCTCGCCGGTAATGGGCGGTTGCCAGTTGCGGATCCGGTCTTTCTCTTCTACTTCCTGGAGGCGTTTGCGCACCAGGGCAAAATTCTGCAGGTAGCGTTTCACCTTTTGCGCATTGCGGGAAGTGATATCAGCTTCGCAAAGCAGCATCAGGTCTTCCAGATCATCACCAGCTTCAAACAGCAACCTGCGGATAGCTGAATCGGTAATATTTTCCTTCGTGAGACTGATAGGTCGCAGATGCAGCAGCACCAATTTCTTCACGTATTCCATAGGTTGATGGGTAGGTAGTTTCAATTGGGCAAAAATTTTGGGCACCATGCGGGCACCCACCACCTCATGCCCATGGAAGGTCCATCCCTGCTGCGGATCAAACCGCTTGGTTGCCGGCTTGCCGATATCGTGCAACAAAGCTGCCCACCGCAGCCACAGGTTTGAACTTTTGGCAGCCACGTTATCAATTACCTGCAGCGTGTGGTAAAAATTATCCTTATGGCCTTTGCCATCAATCATCTCCACGCCTGCCAGGGCAGCCATCTGGGGAAAAATAATTTGCAGCAACCCAGTTTTGAACAACAGGTCAAAGCCAATGGAGGGCTTATCGGCCATCAGGATTTTGTTGATTTCATCCGTAATTCGCTCCTGGGAAACGATATGGATGCGTTCAGCTTCCTGGCGGATGGCGTGTGCTACTTCCGGAACAATGGAAAAATGCAACTGGGTAGCAAAACGGATAGCCCGCATCATGCGCA from Thermoflavifilum aggregans encodes the following:
- a CDS encoding IS1096 element passenger TnpR family protein, whose translation is MAVFRFRVYWEDDDSVYRDVLIKSDQTFADFHRAILSAFDFDQIHDAVFYRSNDNWQRGREIVLKKDDRPRQAEPLLMAETPVGAAVRNTNQKFVYVYDFQKNWTFLIELIQVMSQENKKLTYPYCARKEGLAPSQYENKIPGNDKLMEMEEKYDLGSDDFSPEGFGEEGETDQDMADEESF
- a CDS encoding CCA tRNA nucleotidyltransferase; its protein translation is MALTIHTIPWPVELNEQEHTIFRAVAQAAAEMGVPAYAVGGFVRDKLLNRATTEIDFVCVGDSIALAKASAGKLPGEVKGVQVFKNFGTAHFVWNDYQVEFVSARRESYRSDSRKPRVEPATLEEDLLRRDFTINALAISLQTENFDELLDAFNGLEDLRKKRIRTPTDPVITFRDDPLRMMRAIRFATQLHFSIVPEVAHAIRQEAERIHIVSQERITDEINKILMADKPSIGFDLLFKTGLLQIIFPQMAALAGVEMIDGKGHKDNFYHTLQVIDNVAAKSSNLWLRWAALLHDIGKPATKRFDPQQGWTFHGHEVVGARMVPKIFAQLKLPTHQPMEYVKKLVLLHLRPISLTKENITDSAIRRLLFEAGDDLEDLMLLCEADITSRNAQKVKRYLQNFALVRKRLQEVEEKDRIRNWQPPITGEMIMERFKLPPCKLVGDIKNAIREAILDGKIKNDFQEAWDYMIQVARELHVPNVD